In Macaca thibetana thibetana isolate TM-01 chromosome 8, ASM2454274v1, whole genome shotgun sequence, one DNA window encodes the following:
- the TSPYL5 gene encoding testis-specific Y-encoded-like protein 5 — MSGRSRGRKSSRAKNRGKGRAKARVRPAPDDAPRDPDPSQYQSLGEDTQAAQVQAGAGWGGLETAASAQLLRLGEEAACRLPLDCGLALRARAAGDRGQAAARPGPGKAASLSERLAADTVFVGTAGTVGRPKNAPRVGNRRGPAGKKAPETCSTAGRGPQVIAGGRQKKGSAGENASVSAGEEKKEERDAGSGPPATEGSMDTLENVQLKLENMNAQADRAYLRLSRKFGQLRLQHLERRNHLIQNIPGFWGQAFQNHPQLASFLNSQEKEVLSYLNSLEVEELGLARLGYKIKFYFDRNPYFQNKVLIKEYGCGPSGQVVSRSTPIQWLPGHDLQSVSQGNPENNRSFFGWFSNHSSIESDKIVEIINEELWPNPLQFYLLSEGARVEKGKEKEGRQGPGKQPVETTQPGVSQSN; from the coding sequence ATGAGCGGCCGAAGTCGGGGTCGAAAGTCCTCCCGCGCGAAAAACCGGGGCAAAGGCCGCGCCAAAGCCCGAGTCCGCCCTGCTCCGGACGACGCCCCGCGCGACCCGGACCCTTCACAGTACCAGAGTCTCGGGGAAGACACCCAGGCGGCACAGGTGCAGGCTGGCGCGGGGTGGGGTGGCCTGGAAACCGCTGCGTCCGCGCAGCTCCTCCGGCTGGGGGAGGAGGCCGCCTGCCGGCTCCCCCTGGACTGTGGCCTCGCGCTGCGGGCCCGAGCTGCGGGGGACCGCGGGCAGGCCGCGGCCAGGCCCGGCCCGGGAAAGGCCGCATCTCTCTCGGAGCGCCTGGCCGCAGACACTGTCTTCGTGGGAACAGCGGGAACCGTGGGAAGGCCGAAAAATGCCCCCCGCGTTGGAAACCGGCGTGGCCCTGCCGGGAAGAAGGCCCCAGAAACCTGTAGCACCGCGGGGAGGGGGCCTCAGGTCATAGCTGGTGGCAGGCAGAAGAAAGGGTCGGCAGGGGAGAATGCCTCGGTCTCAGctggggaggaaaagaaggaagagagggatgcAGGGTCGGGGCCCCCAGCGACGGAAGGCAGCATGGATACGCTGGAGAACGTGCAGCTGAAGCTGGAGAACATGAACGCCCAGGCGGACAGGGCCTACCTTCGGCTCTCCAGGAAGTTTGGGCAGTTGCGACTGCAGCACTTGGAGCGCAGGAACCACCTCATCCAAAATATCCCGGGCTTCTGGGGGCAAGCATTTCAGAACCACCCCCAGCTAGCATCGTTTCTGAACAGCCAAGAGAAAGAGGTACTGAGCTACTTAAACAGCTTGGAAGTGGAAGAGCTCGGCCTTGCCAGATTGGGCTACAAAATCAAGTTCTACTTCGATCGCAACCCATATTTCCAAAATAAGGTGCTCATCAAGGAATATGGCTGTGGTCCTTCTGGCCAGGTGGTGTCTCGTTCTACTCCAATCCAGTGGCTCCCAGGGCATGATCTCCAGTCCGTAAGCCAGGGAAACCCAGAAAACAACCGTAGCTTCTTTGGTTGGTTTTCAAACCACAGCTCCATTGAGTCTGACAAGATTGTGGAGATAATCAACGAAGAATTGTGGCCCAATCCCCTGCAGTTCTACCTTTTGAGTGAAGGGGCTCGtgtagagaaaggaaaggaaaaagaaggcagGCAAGGTCCAGGAAAGCAGCCAGTGGAGACTACTCAGCCTGGGGTGAGCCAGTCCAACTGA